A stretch of the Diadema setosum chromosome 16, eeDiaSeto1, whole genome shotgun sequence genome encodes the following:
- the LOC140239599 gene encoding elongator complex protein 6-like, with the protein MFDELNLHLGCSSSGSTSAPPKGNFFLVTEADDADASFLIHHFLSWYLKSGCKVIFLGLAQSFSHYSAVSQKLGVNLPAAKTSGQLEFISGLQYCIPLVKGSVWQGEREDCVLQDCISSGSMNPLYNILRDSLAKETGAQSYSNVLVLIDDISILQSLGLDTRLISDFIQYCHALLVRGDEWQGCLVTLLHCDTGQDEDEEMLYLSNRLQHTCSCHLKVEGLSSGFCKDVHGQLTIVQKLDHDPAESRKLLQFKVTDKNVSFFAAGTSSAVL; encoded by the exons GGGAACTTCTTTCTTGTGACAGAAGCAGATGATGCTGATGCAAGCTTCCTCATTCATCACTTTCTGTCATGGTATCTGAAGA GTGGTTGCAAGGTGATATTTCTTGGCCTGGCACAGTCTTTTAGTCACTACAGTGCCGTCTCACAGAAACTA GGTGTAAATTTGCCAGCAGCCAAGACATCAGGCCAGCTTGAGTTCATCAGCGGCTTGCAGTACTGCATTCCTCTGGTGAAAGGAAGTGTATGgcagggagaaagggaggactgTGTTCTACAGGACTGCATCAG CTCAGGGTCAATGAATCCACTCTACAACATTCTGAGAGACAGCCTGGCAAAAGAGACTGGTGCACAATCATATTCCAACGTTTTAGTGCTGATTGATGATATCAGCATCCTGCAGAGCTTAGGCTTGGACACCAGGCTGATCTCTGACTTCATACAATACTGTCATGCTTTGCTGGTGAGAGGAGATGAG TGGCAAGGGTGTCTTGTCACTCTGCTGCACTGTGATACTGGTCAGGATGAGGATGAAGAGatgctgtatcttagcaaccgcCTCCAGCATACCTGCAGCTGCCATCTGAAGGTGGAGGGGCTCTCAAGTGGCTTCTGTAAAGATGTTCATGGTCAG TTGACAATAGTTCAGAAGTTGGACCATGATCCCGCAGAGTCAAGGAAATTGCTTCAGTTCAAAGTCACCGACAAGAATGTGTCTTTCTTTGCTGCTGGCACTTCATCAGCCGTCCTTTGA
- the LOC140239598 gene encoding uncharacterized protein, which translates to MLGCLEDKAKSEWRRYVSTVVHAYNVCEHDSTHFSPYFLMFGRNARLPVDLALGTDPQWSTVKDKTTYIHDLRDRLREAYEMASNNRAKRAQTNKKQYDQSAKAPVLTEGDTVLVKNVHLQGKPKLANRWGDDVYVVVE; encoded by the coding sequence ATGCTGGGCTGCCTTGAAGACAAGGCCAAGTCAGAGTGGAGAAGATATGTGAGTACCGTTGTTCATGCCTACAATGTTTGCGAGCATGACAGTACCCATTTCTCCCCATACTTCTTGATGTTTGGAAGGAATGCACGTCTCCCAGTTGACTTGGCTTTAGGCACAGATCCTCAGTGGTCAACAGTCAAGGACAAGACCACCTACATACACGATCTGAGAGATCGTCTTCGTGAAGCATATGAAATGGCATCAAACAACAGGGCAAAGCGTGCACAAACCAACAAGAAGCAATATGATCAAAGTGCCAAAGCCCCTGTTCTGACAGAGGGAGACACTGTCTTGGTCAAGAACGTGCACCTACAGGGAAAGCCCAAACTTGCTAACCGCTGGGGTGACGATGTGTATGTCGTAGTAGAGTGA
- the LOC140239597 gene encoding adhesion G-protein coupled receptor G6-like, with the protein MSAFSILCSLGSFLSAVCLAATILTYVTFRVLRNLPGICLLNTSIGLFLAAVTDVSNTWATRNNVICGISGVIKYCAWLGAFTWMALHAQHMLRVFACSRWQSSASKVDINSRRKTLFWHALVGWGIPFTYTALLLAFQFSKPLQVELSFGVGAKLNISSCWINGGNVVFHLSQDPFFILLGFNLIAIVVTMAAIIRTRFATRRASKTDVKTELAANLIILLKLGVAMGATWLPVVFYRLTGEQVLLGVHYFLNSYLGVFLFIAFNFTRRVRQLWREKLAYMGCPTSPGGRRLMKSPNASGTDSSQATMGSSLTQLNADRKSVYSVS; encoded by the exons ATGAGTGCGTTCAGTATCCTGTGCTCCCTGGGTTCCTTCCTCTCTGCTGTATGCTTGGCCGCCACCATTCTGACCTACGTAACCTTCAGAGTTCTGCGCAATCTGCCAGGTATCTGTTTACTGAACACTTCAATTGGACTGTTTTTAGCTGCCGTCACGGACGTATCGAACACGTGGGCGACGCGCAATAATGTCATCTGCGGCATATCTGGCGTCATCAAGTACTGCGCGTGGCTTGGTGCTTTTACCTGGATGGCACTGCACGCACAGCACATGCTGCGTGTCTTTGCCTGCTCACGGTGGCAGTCGTCAGCGTCGAAAGTAGACATAAATTCACGACGGAAGACTCTCTTTTGGCACGCCCTTGTCGGCTGGGGAATACCCTTCACCTACACCGCACTCCTCCTCGCTTTTCAGTTCAGCAAACCTCTTCAGGTAGAGCTTTCTTTTGGCGTGGGTGCGAAGTTGAACATATCATCGTGCTGGATCAACGGGGGAAATGTCGTCTTTCATCTGAGTCAAGACCCCTTCTTCATTCTCCTCGGCTTCAACCTGATCGCCATTGTGGTAACCATGGCTGCAATCATTCGGACAAGGTTCGCCACCAGGAGAGCCTCCAAGACGGATGTCAAAACAGAATTAGCCGCAAATCTCATCATTCTTCTTAAG CTGGGTGTCGCCATGGGTGCAACCTGGTTACCTGTCGTGTTCTACCGCCTGACAGGGGAGCAAGTGCTTTTGGGAGTCCATTACTTCCTCAACAGCTACCTTGGCGTGTTCTTATTCATCGCCTTCAACTTTACCAGACGCGTCCGCCAGCTGTGGCGTGAAAAGTTGGCCTACATGGGTTGCCCGACTTCTCCTGGTGGAAGACGGCTCATGAAATCTCCTAACGCATCCGGAACGGACAGCTCGCAAGCAACGATGGGCAGTTCGCTGACGCAGTTGAACGCAGATCGAAAGAGCGTTTATAGTGTATCGTAA